A stretch of the Plodia interpunctella isolate USDA-ARS_2022_Savannah chromosome Z, ilPloInte3.2, whole genome shotgun sequence genome encodes the following:
- the LOC128683325 gene encoding galactosylgalactosylxylosylprotein 3-beta-glucuronosyltransferase S-like isoform X2 produces MGFLIKGISVTYQKMFVMAMLLSVMALTLWTNNGSANSLKTEVRKVCKENFIDKRGHLMGMTELPIIYYVTPTYPRPEQVPELTRLSHTLMHVPRIHWIVSNDDAVCSDLLLEILNKSGLPYTLLASPKPDYYMKERSRGVSNRRAALSWLQTNVHQGVLYFGDDDNTVDLQLFDEIRNTKKVSMFPVGLIKGFGVSTPLVENGKVFGFFDSWPASRTFPVDMAGFAVNIAFLKPGVTMPYKEGYEEDKFLRSIDLTMEDIEPVADNCTKILVWHTKTVKNTKPTLKVDVDRLQTPMYSNFVSLLKQITRMHIADISPDTGVKAFFTHHKHRNPFLSPFPQ; encoded by the exons TGCAAATTCCCTAAAAACAGAAGTGAGAAAAGTTTGCAAAGAGAATTTCATCGACAAGAGAGGTCATTTGATGGGCATGACAGAATTACCGATTATATATTACGTGACGCCGACGTACCCCAGACCCGAACAGGTGCCCGAGCTGACCAGGCTGTCTCACACACTGATGCACGTGCCTAGGATACACTGGATAGTCTCCAACGACGACGCTGTGTGCTCGGATTTACTTTtggaaatattaaa CAAGTCTGGTTTGCCGTATACACTATTAGCCAGCCCTAAGCCTGATTACTACATGAAGGAGAGGTCTCGCGGCGTATCTAACCGCCGCGCGGCTCTCTCCTGGCTGCAGACCAATGTCCACCAAGGAGTGCTGTACTTCGGCGACGACGACAACACAGTCGACTTGCAGCTCTTCGACGAGATCAGAAACACTAAAAAGGTGTCCATGTTTCCCGTTGGTCTGATCAAAGGATTTGGTGTCTCCACTCCGTTGGTTGAAAATGGAAAG gtGTTCGGTTTTTTCGACTCGTGGCCGGCCTCGAGAACGTTCCCCGTAGACATGGCGGGCTTTGCAGTCAACATTGCGTTCCTCAAGCCGGGGGTCACCATGCCCTACAAAGAAGGCTACGAAGAAGACAAGTTCCTTCGCAGCATAGACCTGACCATGGAAGATATCGAACCAGTCGCCGACAATTGCACAAAAATCCTCGTATGGCACACTAAAAccgttaaaaatacaaaacccACATTGAAAGTAGATGTTGACAGACTACAGACCCCGATGTATTCGAATTTCGTAAGTTTGCTCAAACAGATCACTAGGATGCACATTGCCGATATAAGTCCTGATACGGGTGTCAAAGCCTTCTTTACGCACCATAAGCATAGAAACCCATTTCTTTCACCATTCCCGCAATAA
- the LOC128683325 gene encoding galactosylgalactosylxylosylprotein 3-beta-glucuronosyltransferase S-like isoform X1 gives MGFLIKGISVTYQKMFVMAMLLSVMALTLWTNNGSSLQSPAAHMLLQQSTNQEGSANSLKTEVRKVCKENFIDKRGHLMGMTELPIIYYVTPTYPRPEQVPELTRLSHTLMHVPRIHWIVSNDDAVCSDLLLEILNKSGLPYTLLASPKPDYYMKERSRGVSNRRAALSWLQTNVHQGVLYFGDDDNTVDLQLFDEIRNTKKVSMFPVGLIKGFGVSTPLVENGKVFGFFDSWPASRTFPVDMAGFAVNIAFLKPGVTMPYKEGYEEDKFLRSIDLTMEDIEPVADNCTKILVWHTKTVKNTKPTLKVDVDRLQTPMYSNFVSLLKQITRMHIADISPDTGVKAFFTHHKHRNPFLSPFPQ, from the exons CTCATTGCAATCTCCTGCTGCACACATGCTTCTCCAGCAAAGCACCAACCAGGAAGGGAg TGCAAATTCCCTAAAAACAGAAGTGAGAAAAGTTTGCAAAGAGAATTTCATCGACAAGAGAGGTCATTTGATGGGCATGACAGAATTACCGATTATATATTACGTGACGCCGACGTACCCCAGACCCGAACAGGTGCCCGAGCTGACCAGGCTGTCTCACACACTGATGCACGTGCCTAGGATACACTGGATAGTCTCCAACGACGACGCTGTGTGCTCGGATTTACTTTtggaaatattaaa CAAGTCTGGTTTGCCGTATACACTATTAGCCAGCCCTAAGCCTGATTACTACATGAAGGAGAGGTCTCGCGGCGTATCTAACCGCCGCGCGGCTCTCTCCTGGCTGCAGACCAATGTCCACCAAGGAGTGCTGTACTTCGGCGACGACGACAACACAGTCGACTTGCAGCTCTTCGACGAGATCAGAAACACTAAAAAGGTGTCCATGTTTCCCGTTGGTCTGATCAAAGGATTTGGTGTCTCCACTCCGTTGGTTGAAAATGGAAAG gtGTTCGGTTTTTTCGACTCGTGGCCGGCCTCGAGAACGTTCCCCGTAGACATGGCGGGCTTTGCAGTCAACATTGCGTTCCTCAAGCCGGGGGTCACCATGCCCTACAAAGAAGGCTACGAAGAAGACAAGTTCCTTCGCAGCATAGACCTGACCATGGAAGATATCGAACCAGTCGCCGACAATTGCACAAAAATCCTCGTATGGCACACTAAAAccgttaaaaatacaaaacccACATTGAAAGTAGATGTTGACAGACTACAGACCCCGATGTATTCGAATTTCGTAAGTTTGCTCAAACAGATCACTAGGATGCACATTGCCGATATAAGTCCTGATACGGGTGTCAAAGCCTTCTTTACGCACCATAAGCATAGAAACCCATTTCTTTCACCATTCCCGCAATAA